GCCTTCTCAATCTCAGGTTTAGCTTGATCCAAAAACCCACTCACCAGTAGATAATCCCCAAACGGAAAACCATTATCTTCCGTCGCCGCCGAATAAGGCAGACCCTTCTCAATCAACATATCGAAAGTCGAATACTCCAACTCAGGCATTTCTATTTCGATGCCTTGCAACTCTGATATAGTTGCCCTAGTCTTGCTATTCTCCCAACGCTGAAAACCCAACCCCTTATCCCAACAGAGATTCTTTACCACCACATAATCAGCTTGATTACCGCAGAACTCCAACATCGCCTTTAAGCTAGTAATCACCGAATAACCCAAATTCAACACCGTCACCAGAGTCACCCGATAACCCAAATCACCAGCAATCTTAAATAATCCAAACTTACCAATAATCTCCCTAGTTTTATTACCGCTAGCCCCTGGCATATCTACCACAACCACATCAGGAGTATCGGCTTTTACTTCCGTAAAAAATCTCTTCGCTTCCGCAACTTCGATAAAGTTTAACAACCGGACACCAGAACCAAAACCTTGATAATACTCATAGAGTTCTGGATTCTCCGTATCAGCATCATAAGCTAGATAATTAATTCCCAACAAATGCATTACATCTAGAAGCAAACGAGTAAAAGCAGTCTTACCAGTACCGCCCTTCCCGCCCAAAATCATCACAATGCGTTTCATAAATCACTCCTATCAGTGATATTAAACTGGGATTGAGTTTTAGTCCCAGTCTTTTTCCTTTTAGTAGTTTGAGGTTTAGATTCATGTGATAACTCAACAGCAGAGTCTGCCGATAAACCATCTGAATTTACATCTGACTCAATCGGTGAGACACCATCATTAGTTGCAGTATCTACAGAAGTTAAATCAGAGTCAGAGTTTGAATCAGAAACAGCAGCAGTAGACTCAGGATGACTGTTGTTTGACGCAGTAGATGCTAATGCCCTTTTATGAAAACTCTTAATACCACTAGCCGCTAGTTCCACACTATGCCCCTTGAAAACCTCAGCAACATCCTCATAGGAGTAGCCAGCGTCCAACATATCCTGAATAGGTTTAGCCAAACTTTTTACTAACTCCTCCAGACTGATAGTTTTCGGAGTAGCTGCCTTTTGTTTGAGACTAGCTTGGATATCTTCTATTTTGGATAAAGGAACAGCTTTAGGTTTACGGGGCATAGTTAGGTTAATGGGGGTGTGGGGTATTGGGTGTTGGGTGTAGGGAATTCCCATGAATTTACCCTTGGGACTTGAACCATGTAGGTTGCGGGACAGTGTATACAAAAAGATGATTTTCTGCACTTTTCACTACACCCTACACCCTAGTTGTGGGTAGTAACAAATTATCCCATTGTAAGAAAACTCTCTCACAAGAAACTTTAAGATTCTTGTTGTCATGTGACGAAAAGAAACAAAAAGAAGTTACTCGATAAGTACAGTAGACTAGTGTAAAAAAGCAGTAACAGCGTCATTCAATCCCAGCCAAATTCCAGCAGAACCCCATCTCTCACCGGATTGTTTAACAGACCATGACCCCGGTTACACCGGGTCAATGCATCCACTTTACCCGCAGTGCCCCAAAGTCACGTACTCCCCTAAACCCGCGTGATGCCCCCAGGTTCTCGTTACCCTAACCCCGTCGCGAAGACAGAGGCAAGCAATACGCCTTAACGCGCCTTTGGCGCTGCTTTTGCTTCGCAAAAGAGGCGTGGTTGCTTGTTGGGGGTCTCCCCCAAACCCCCTAAAACGAAGTCGGAAGTACGGTTAGGAAATGAGGATTTTAACCTCAATTTAAAATCAGTAAATTATAGGAAATGGGATTTCAAACCTTTAATTCAGCAATAGAAACTTGTCACTTCCTACTTCCAACTTCATTAAATGTTCCGGGTTATTCGCCTACCTGCTCGGCACTGCGTGCCATAGCAGCTACAGCGAATAACCCGGTTAAAAAATAAAAATTCAGATAGCTAAAAGCCTAGTTATGCAACCAGACCCCCGCACCAACCTTAGTAATCAACTAGCAGACACACTAAACAATCGGATAGTAGAGCCAGATACAAAGCGAGAAATAACCATCACCTTTAGGGTAAGCACTACCGAGAAAGCCAGGCTAGAGCAACGGTGCAGTGGAGTGGTGCAAAGTGATTATATAAGAGCAAGGTTATTTGATTATGCCCTGCCACAACCCAAGCTGACTATCCCCGAAGTTAATCGCCAAGCCATCTACGAACTAAAAAAGATTGGTAATAACCTCAACCAACAAACCAGAGCCATCAACGAAGCCGTAAAAATTGGTAGCCAACCTCTAACCAGCGATGTGCAAGAATACCTGCAAACAATCAAAGAACTAACAGCCCTATTAGAACAAACTCACGCCAGCTTATCTCAGCCCATCTCAGACGAGGACTAACGAAATGATTACCAAAGTTCAAGCTAATAAATCATTTCGCGGTACTACTAAATACGTACTAGAGAAAGAGCAAGCCCAGATTATTGGCGGCAATATGTACGGCTCTACTACCGATAAACTGGTTGAACAGTTCACTTTATCAGCTCACCTTAACCCCCAACTAAAAGACCCCTGCTACCATCTAATGCTGTCAGTGCCAAAAACTGACAGAAGCCTAAATGATGACGAATTAGCTAATCTCTCTCAACGCCATCTCGCTAACGTCATTGTCCTATCCCGTCTTAAAGGAGAAGAAGCCCAAGTAAAACAACCAGATAAAAGAATATCTGACACCAAACTAAACCAGCTAGTTGATGAATTTATAGAAACCGAACTACCAGCTTATGACTTCTTCATAGCCCGACATTCTGACAAAAAACACGACCACACCCATATCGTTAGAACTCTTGCAAAAGTCTTTTGTGGTATAATTAAGGGTTTGACAATTTGCAATTAGGAAACTTACTTAGCAGTGAAAATAGAGAAAGCTAAACAGCTTACTGCGAGAAAATTTAAGCGCATGAGTGGAGTAAGCCGTCAAACCTTTAATTATATGGTTGATGTAGTTAAAGCTGATGAAAAAAAGAAAAAAAAGCCAGGTCGCCGTCCTAAACTAATTATTGAAGACCAAGTTTTAATGGTGATACAATATTGGAGAGAATACCGCACTTATTATCATATTGGGTTAGATTGGGGGCTGTCAGAATCCGCAGTATGTCGAACAGTATATAAAATTGAGAACATTTTAATTAGTTCAAGAAAGTTTAGTTTACCAGGAAAGAAAGAACTCTTAAAGATGCCATCACAAGAAAATTTAGTTGTGATGGATGTGACTGAAAGCCCAATTGAAAGACCCAAGAAAAGTCAAAAGAAATTTTTTAGCGGTAAAGCTGGAGAACATACTTTAAAAACCCAGTTAGTGATTCACCAAAAAACTAGCCAAATTATCTGTTTAGGGCATGGTAAAGGAAGAATCCATGATTTTCGACTATTTAAAACCAGTGGTGTCAAGTTTAGTGAATTACTAAAAGTAATAGCGGATAAAGGCTATCAAGGGATTACCAAAATTCATAAATTAAGTGAAACACCGATTAAGAAACCAAAAGGAAAAAAGTTAGCTAAAGAACAAAAGGAATATAACCGAGAACTGAATCGATTAAGAATCGTTGTCGAACACGTTAATCGTCGTCTAAAGATTTTCAATATTTTATCTAACCAATATCGTAATCGTCATCGCAGATTTGGTTTAAGGTCTAATTTGATTGCCGGAATCTACAATTATGAATTAGCTTTAAAAGCTTAAAGTAAAACAAAATTAATCACGATAATTCAGTGATTAACTAATTGCTGAATCAATTAGCCATATCAAATTTTTGATTTAGCATTCTTGAGTATCAGTTAATATGAAAAATTTGGTATTCTCTGGCTATTTAAACTTACTCTAGCAGAGAAATAGATAACCCTTTATTTTATCAAAAAATATTTATGCAAGAGTTCTGTTGCATCCAGAGTCAATAACCTAGATGGTAAATCAATCCGCACCTGGAACAATTACGCCTACTCAGAACACTCAGCCCGACTATTAGAGCGAGAATATAACCTCACACCCGTGCAGAGTAGCTGGGAGAGTAAACGTAAAGCCATGACTCGCAATCAACTAGAACGAGTCGAGCGCGATGGACTTCCAGGCGAAGAAATAATGCGAAGGGCGATTGAACTTGTGGCAGTTAATAAACCCACAATGCCAGAATTTATTCAGCGATTATGGTCAGAACATCAAGTCAAAGCTGTCGTTAGCTATTACAGCCACGGTAGAGTCAGAGGCATTACATTTGGCATTGATATCGGCTCAGTTAATGACGATGGCTCCCCTCGACTACTCTGGAAACAGGGAGGTAATCTCAATAAATACAAATGCTCATTTACCAAACTTCAGTTAGAATTAGGCGTAAGCTATAAGCCAGAAAGGGATAATGCAGAAATTAAACGCCTAAATACTTGGTTAGAATCAGCCCCAATTACTAAAAATAATCAGCTAGTAATAGAACAGTCATTATCTCCTAAAGCTATAGATAATCCCAAAGTAAATGCCAAAGAATCTTCAGCTATAGCTGAAACTAAAACTCCTATAACCCAGGCTCAATCTTTAGAACTATATAGATATTACAGTGTAAAACTAGAAAATGAATTAGTCACAGACCGAGATAAAAAAGTGGCTCTAAGAGCGCTACAAGATGGAAAAACCGCTCCAGAAGTTGAAGAAATATTAAAAGCTAGCCCTGCCCTATGGAGCCAAGAAGAAGCAAGAGCATTAGTATTAATTGCTGAATCCCAGTTCGTTAAACAGCAACGAGAGATTGAAGCACAACGACCACAACAACAGCAGTTAAGGAAAGAATTATTAGCTATAGCTGTCCCTGTTGGTGTTGAGCTAATCAATCATTTACTTAAAGGCACTGGTAAAGATAGTCTGAAATTTAAACACTCGACTCTGTCAAAACAGGGTCGAGAATTAGTGTTTACTCATGATGAACGTGGTGAGGTTTTTCGTGTCAACGTCAATCGTAACCAGCAAGGTGAGCTAGAGTATTCCCTAGTGAATATAGGTGAAGTCAAGGAGTCAGATATTGAGACTTGGCAGAAAGCCAAGCAGGTATTGCTTGAATATATAGAACAAGAACGACAGCAGCAGAGAACCCAGAATAGAGGATTATCCCGATGAAGAAAGCTGGGGGAGCGGGGGAGGCTGGGGTAGCTGGGGGAGAAAAGAAATAAAAAAGTGACAGCACAAAAGAAACCCAAATAAATGATTATTCCTGTAAGGAAAACTCTCTTAATTCTTGAACTAAGATAATCATGAAAAAAATAATAGGAAAAATAACTCTAAACTTCTAAAATTTTAAACTGCTTCTCCCCCCCCCAGCACCCCAGCACCCCCTGCTCTCCCTCGGGGCGCAACTCTTAACCGCTTCGCTCTTCTAGGCGGTGTCTGCCACTGCCACAAATCAACTCGTTGAGCTACCCAGATGGTTGCAGGCAGCGGCAGACACTCCGCTGTCGCCGCCTAGAAGTTAAGAGTTGCTTGAATTATCGTAGTGCAGATTTATATAAGCAGTTGCATCTAAACTATTATTTAAAGCTAGTTTTCTATCTACCTATAACTGTTACAATTGTCTAGTTGAAAATTCTTCAGAAAAGTTCCTAATTTCCGGTCGAATTGACTCTAAATTTAGACTAGAGGTATTTGAAAAATTCCCAGGTATTTCAGCTAGATATAAAGATTGAAAATATGACTATTACTACCGATACTCAACAGTTATTATCAAATAATCCAAATAATTTCCAACCTACAGAGTCTCTACAATATCGAGCAATCGGTCGGATTTGGGGACGGTATATTCCCCAGACTGAGCAGATTCATCAAGGGCAACTAATAACATCAGATGATGTAATAATCAATGTCAATCTCATGAATAAAGTTTCTAAGATAGTTGAGAATAAACTCGACTTATCGCAAGAATATTTGTGGACTGTTTACCCGAAAACACCATCAAAAGATTTGGGAATAGGGCTGTATCTAAGTTTAATAGGCGTAAAAGCACCAAGAGAATATACGGAAGTAATCAAAAGTGAATTGCAGTCTCAAGCTGATAACTTTTCCATACAAGGAGAAGTCCTATATCAGAATTTTGACTCAGGAATAGTGACAGTAAAAATCCAGCAGACACCCCGGAATCAAAACGATAAACCTAAAGAGTTTAGGTTAAGACTATTAGGATTTTTACCCCCCAAATCGGCTAGACATTTCTGGAATCTTCATGTGCGGCGTATAGGGACTGACTTAGTAATTCAATCAGGACAGTGTATTAAATTTCTGCGTCAACAGCAATCAAAAACTAAAAAATTATTAACTATTCCATCAGAAAATTCCCACGACTTAGCTTCTGCTAATGCCCGGAAACAGTCAACAGAACAACCTTAATCATTACTGTGTTTGCCTTTATCGACCCTATGCCAAAAAGTGTTGAGCCGTAAATAATTAGTTATGCCCAAACGTAAATCCCAGAAAACTAACAACCAATCATCACCAGAAATAGTTACGCCTCAAAAACCAGCTATTTTACGTATTGTCAAGCAAAATACTACTGATACCTCAGCTAATAGCTCTACACAACCTGAGTTATCAACTGCTGTAGCCAGAGAAAAACATCCAATTGAGCATGAGTTACAAGTAAATAATGACCAGAACCTCTGTACTGAAGTCTCAGAAAAACACAGTAGCTCTGCCGTTGCTTCTGATGCTGTGCCTCAAACAATAATCTCTGATAATGAACAGTCTGACTTACCTCTAACAGTAGAGACAGTACCTGTATGTGAAGAATCAACGGCAACAAAGCTGAGTACATCTGATGCTTTAGCCGAGCCAGAACTAGATACAGAACTGACTAAATCAGGTAAAGAATTATCATATAAAAAATTAGAGACAGCCACTAATAGCCAAGGACAGACTTTTACTGTAGATGAAAAAATAGAAGTTATTACTTGTAATTTTGGCACTCAACAGGCTGTTATTACGTTCTTGTATTCAGCACCAGATGGCAGTATTTGGGCTACTTACTATCCTTTAACTGAAGAACAGAAACAGCAATGGC
The sequence above is drawn from the Tolypothrix sp. PCC 7712 genome and encodes:
- a CDS encoding plasmid mobilization protein, whose product is MQPDPRTNLSNQLADTLNNRIVEPDTKREITITFRVSTTEKARLEQRCSGVVQSDYIRARLFDYALPQPKLTIPEVNRQAIYELKKIGNNLNQQTRAINEAVKIGSQPLTSDVQEYLQTIKELTALLEQTHASLSQPISDED
- a CDS encoding relaxase/mobilization nuclease domain-containing protein, coding for MITKVQANKSFRGTTKYVLEKEQAQIIGGNMYGSTTDKLVEQFTLSAHLNPQLKDPCYHLMLSVPKTDRSLNDDELANLSQRHLANVIVLSRLKGEEAQVKQPDKRISDTKLNQLVDEFIETELPAYDFFIARHSDKKHDHTHIVRTLAKVFCGIIKGLTICN
- a CDS encoding IS5-like element IS702 family transposase produces the protein MKIEKAKQLTARKFKRMSGVSRQTFNYMVDVVKADEKKKKKPGRRPKLIIEDQVLMVIQYWREYRTYYHIGLDWGLSESAVCRTVYKIENILISSRKFSLPGKKELLKMPSQENLVVMDVTESPIERPKKSQKKFFSGKAGEHTLKTQLVIHQKTSQIICLGHGKGRIHDFRLFKTSGVKFSELLKVIADKGYQGITKIHKLSETPIKKPKGKKLAKEQKEYNRELNRLRIVVEHVNRRLKIFNILSNQYRNRHRRFGLRSNLIAGIYNYELALKA